The following proteins are co-located in the Sardina pilchardus chromosome 24, fSarPil1.1, whole genome shotgun sequence genome:
- the si:ch211-195b13.1 gene encoding STKc_SGK domain-containing protein isoform X1 — protein MGVSFSLGMGIRYSHQRHGSLCNDGEPRPPSRNAFIKERKMGLNDFIQKLVSNPHICQHAAVESFLKIDENQNEAMGGGLRSNSLCLTGPRGSLAEETQIKPCDFDYLKIIGKGSFGKVLLARHKETAQYYAVKVLQKKIILKKKEQKHIMAERSVLMKNIKHPFLVGLHYSFQTTDKLYFVLDYVNGGELFYHLQRERVFLEPRARFYAAEIASALGYLHNLHIVYRDLKPENILLDSQGHIVLTDFGLCKEGLEADATTTTFCGTPEYLAPEVLQKQAYDRTVDWWCLGSVLYEMLYGLPPFYSRNTAEMYNNILNKPLVLKPNVSNAGRELLEGLLHKDRTKRLGVKDDFLELKTHAFFSPINWDDLMARKITPPFVPSVSGPTDLRHFDPEFTHLPVSASLCNGEQQHVTGSMREAAGAFPGFSYGPTHDHLM, from the exons ATGGGAGTGTCTTTTTCACTGGGAATGGGAATTCGATATAGCCATCAACGTCATGGCTCTCTGTGCAACGATGGAGAGCCCCGCCCCCCAAGCAGAAATG CTTTTATCAAGGAGAGAAAAATGGGGTTGAACGACTTCATTCAGAAGCTTGTGTCCAATCCACATATTTGTCAGCA TGCTGCTGTTGAATCATTCCTGAAAATCGATGAGAACCAGAATGAGGCGATGGGAGGTGGGCTCAGGTCGAACTCG CTATGTCTGACTGGACCCAGAGGCTCTCTGGCAGAAGAGACTCA GATTAAGCCATGTGACTTCGACTACCTGAAAATCATTGGCAAAGGGAGCTTTGGAAAG GTCCTTTTGGCGAGGCACAAGGAGACTGCCCAGTACTATGCCGTAAAAGTCCTGCAGAAGAAGATCAtcctgaaaaagaaagag CAAAAGCATATCATGGCGGAGAGGAGTGTCCTCATGAAGAACATCAAGCATCCATTCCTAGTGGGCCTGCACTACTCTttccagaccacagacaagCTCTACTTTGTGCTGGACTATGTCAACGGAGGGGAG CTGTTCTACCACCTCCAACGCGAAAGAGTGTTCCTGGAGCCGCGTGCCCGGTTCTACGCTGCTGAGATTGCCAGTGCCCTTGGCTACCTCCACAACCTGCACATCGTTTACAG AGATCTTAAGCCAGAGAACATCCTTCTAGACTCTCAGGGTCATATTGTCCTGACTGACTTTGGCCTCTGCAAGGAAGGGCTGGAAGCAgatgcaacaacaaccacattcTGTGGAACTCCTGAG TACCTTGCACCAGAGGTTCTTCAGAAGCAAGCGTACGACCGCACTGTGGACTGGTGGTGCCTGGGATCTGTCCTCTATGAGATGCTGTATGGACTG cCTCCCTTTTACAGCCGCAACACTGCAGAGATGTACAACAACATTCTGAACAAGCCTCTGGTGCTCAAGCCCAACGTGTCCAATGCTGGCCGTGAATTACTGGAGGGCCTGTTGCACAAGGACCGCACCAAGAGGCTGGGAGTCAAGGACGACTTT CTGGAACTGAAGACTCATGCCTTCTTCTCACCAATCAACTGGGATGACCTCATGGCCAGGAAGATCACCCCTCCATTCGTTCCCTCAGTG TCTGGGCCTACAGACCTGAGGCACTTTGACCCAGAGTTCACCCACCTGCCCGTGTCTGCGTCTCTGTGCAACGGCGAGCAGCAGCATGTTACTGGCAGTATGCGCGAGGCCGCCGGTGCCTTCCCCGGCTTCTCCTACGGGCCCACCCACGATCACCTGATGTAG
- the si:ch211-195b13.1 gene encoding STKc_SGK domain-containing protein isoform X3: protein MTMKTSKKSFVAFIKERKMGLNDFIQKLVSNPHICQHAAVESFLKIDENQNEAMGGGLRSNSLCLTGPRGSLAEETQIKPCDFDYLKIIGKGSFGKVLLARHKETAQYYAVKVLQKKIILKKKEQKHIMAERSVLMKNIKHPFLVGLHYSFQTTDKLYFVLDYVNGGELFYHLQRERVFLEPRARFYAAEIASALGYLHNLHIVYRDLKPENILLDSQGHIVLTDFGLCKEGLEADATTTTFCGTPEYLAPEVLQKQAYDRTVDWWCLGSVLYEMLYGLPPFYSRNTAEMYNNILNKPLVLKPNVSNAGRELLEGLLHKDRTKRLGVKDDFLELKTHAFFSPINWDDLMARKITPPFVPSVSGPTDLRHFDPEFTHLPVSASLCNGEQQHVTGSMREAAGAFPGFSYGPTHDHLM from the exons ATGACCATGAAGACCAGCAAGAAGTCTTTCGTAG CTTTTATCAAGGAGAGAAAAATGGGGTTGAACGACTTCATTCAGAAGCTTGTGTCCAATCCACATATTTGTCAGCA TGCTGCTGTTGAATCATTCCTGAAAATCGATGAGAACCAGAATGAGGCGATGGGAGGTGGGCTCAGGTCGAACTCG CTATGTCTGACTGGACCCAGAGGCTCTCTGGCAGAAGAGACTCA GATTAAGCCATGTGACTTCGACTACCTGAAAATCATTGGCAAAGGGAGCTTTGGAAAG GTCCTTTTGGCGAGGCACAAGGAGACTGCCCAGTACTATGCCGTAAAAGTCCTGCAGAAGAAGATCAtcctgaaaaagaaagag CAAAAGCATATCATGGCGGAGAGGAGTGTCCTCATGAAGAACATCAAGCATCCATTCCTAGTGGGCCTGCACTACTCTttccagaccacagacaagCTCTACTTTGTGCTGGACTATGTCAACGGAGGGGAG CTGTTCTACCACCTCCAACGCGAAAGAGTGTTCCTGGAGCCGCGTGCCCGGTTCTACGCTGCTGAGATTGCCAGTGCCCTTGGCTACCTCCACAACCTGCACATCGTTTACAG AGATCTTAAGCCAGAGAACATCCTTCTAGACTCTCAGGGTCATATTGTCCTGACTGACTTTGGCCTCTGCAAGGAAGGGCTGGAAGCAgatgcaacaacaaccacattcTGTGGAACTCCTGAG TACCTTGCACCAGAGGTTCTTCAGAAGCAAGCGTACGACCGCACTGTGGACTGGTGGTGCCTGGGATCTGTCCTCTATGAGATGCTGTATGGACTG cCTCCCTTTTACAGCCGCAACACTGCAGAGATGTACAACAACATTCTGAACAAGCCTCTGGTGCTCAAGCCCAACGTGTCCAATGCTGGCCGTGAATTACTGGAGGGCCTGTTGCACAAGGACCGCACCAAGAGGCTGGGAGTCAAGGACGACTTT CTGGAACTGAAGACTCATGCCTTCTTCTCACCAATCAACTGGGATGACCTCATGGCCAGGAAGATCACCCCTCCATTCGTTCCCTCAGTG TCTGGGCCTACAGACCTGAGGCACTTTGACCCAGAGTTCACCCACCTGCCCGTGTCTGCGTCTCTGTGCAACGGCGAGCAGCAGCATGTTACTGGCAGTATGCGCGAGGCCGCCGGTGCCTTCCCCGGCTTCTCCTACGGGCCCACCCACGATCACCTGATGTAG
- the si:ch211-195b13.1 gene encoding STKc_SGK domain-containing protein isoform X2 → MAVTEAGCDLSYCKMRGIMSVLTAFIKERKMGLNDFIQKLVSNPHICQHAAVESFLKIDENQNEAMGGGLRSNSLCLTGPRGSLAEETQIKPCDFDYLKIIGKGSFGKVLLARHKETAQYYAVKVLQKKIILKKKEQKHIMAERSVLMKNIKHPFLVGLHYSFQTTDKLYFVLDYVNGGELFYHLQRERVFLEPRARFYAAEIASALGYLHNLHIVYRDLKPENILLDSQGHIVLTDFGLCKEGLEADATTTTFCGTPEYLAPEVLQKQAYDRTVDWWCLGSVLYEMLYGLPPFYSRNTAEMYNNILNKPLVLKPNVSNAGRELLEGLLHKDRTKRLGVKDDFLELKTHAFFSPINWDDLMARKITPPFVPSVSGPTDLRHFDPEFTHLPVSASLCNGEQQHVTGSMREAAGAFPGFSYGPTHDHLM, encoded by the exons ATGGCTGTGACAGAGGCTGGGTGCGATTTGTCTTACTGCAAAATGCGTGGGATCATGTCAGTTCTGACTG CTTTTATCAAGGAGAGAAAAATGGGGTTGAACGACTTCATTCAGAAGCTTGTGTCCAATCCACATATTTGTCAGCA TGCTGCTGTTGAATCATTCCTGAAAATCGATGAGAACCAGAATGAGGCGATGGGAGGTGGGCTCAGGTCGAACTCG CTATGTCTGACTGGACCCAGAGGCTCTCTGGCAGAAGAGACTCA GATTAAGCCATGTGACTTCGACTACCTGAAAATCATTGGCAAAGGGAGCTTTGGAAAG GTCCTTTTGGCGAGGCACAAGGAGACTGCCCAGTACTATGCCGTAAAAGTCCTGCAGAAGAAGATCAtcctgaaaaagaaagag CAAAAGCATATCATGGCGGAGAGGAGTGTCCTCATGAAGAACATCAAGCATCCATTCCTAGTGGGCCTGCACTACTCTttccagaccacagacaagCTCTACTTTGTGCTGGACTATGTCAACGGAGGGGAG CTGTTCTACCACCTCCAACGCGAAAGAGTGTTCCTGGAGCCGCGTGCCCGGTTCTACGCTGCTGAGATTGCCAGTGCCCTTGGCTACCTCCACAACCTGCACATCGTTTACAG AGATCTTAAGCCAGAGAACATCCTTCTAGACTCTCAGGGTCATATTGTCCTGACTGACTTTGGCCTCTGCAAGGAAGGGCTGGAAGCAgatgcaacaacaaccacattcTGTGGAACTCCTGAG TACCTTGCACCAGAGGTTCTTCAGAAGCAAGCGTACGACCGCACTGTGGACTGGTGGTGCCTGGGATCTGTCCTCTATGAGATGCTGTATGGACTG cCTCCCTTTTACAGCCGCAACACTGCAGAGATGTACAACAACATTCTGAACAAGCCTCTGGTGCTCAAGCCCAACGTGTCCAATGCTGGCCGTGAATTACTGGAGGGCCTGTTGCACAAGGACCGCACCAAGAGGCTGGGAGTCAAGGACGACTTT CTGGAACTGAAGACTCATGCCTTCTTCTCACCAATCAACTGGGATGACCTCATGGCCAGGAAGATCACCCCTCCATTCGTTCCCTCAGTG TCTGGGCCTACAGACCTGAGGCACTTTGACCCAGAGTTCACCCACCTGCCCGTGTCTGCGTCTCTGTGCAACGGCGAGCAGCAGCATGTTACTGGCAGTATGCGCGAGGCCGCCGGTGCCTTCCCCGGCTTCTCCTACGGGCCCACCCACGATCACCTGATGTAG
- the si:ch211-195b13.1 gene encoding STKc_SGK domain-containing protein isoform X4 — MGLNDFIQKLVSNPHICQHAAVESFLKIDENQNEAMGGGLRSNSLCLTGPRGSLAEETQIKPCDFDYLKIIGKGSFGKVLLARHKETAQYYAVKVLQKKIILKKKEQKHIMAERSVLMKNIKHPFLVGLHYSFQTTDKLYFVLDYVNGGELFYHLQRERVFLEPRARFYAAEIASALGYLHNLHIVYRDLKPENILLDSQGHIVLTDFGLCKEGLEADATTTTFCGTPEYLAPEVLQKQAYDRTVDWWCLGSVLYEMLYGLPPFYSRNTAEMYNNILNKPLVLKPNVSNAGRELLEGLLHKDRTKRLGVKDDFLELKTHAFFSPINWDDLMARKITPPFVPSVSGPTDLRHFDPEFTHLPVSASLCNGEQQHVTGSMREAAGAFPGFSYGPTHDHLM; from the exons ATGGGGTTGAACGACTTCATTCAGAAGCTTGTGTCCAATCCACATATTTGTCAGCA TGCTGCTGTTGAATCATTCCTGAAAATCGATGAGAACCAGAATGAGGCGATGGGAGGTGGGCTCAGGTCGAACTCG CTATGTCTGACTGGACCCAGAGGCTCTCTGGCAGAAGAGACTCA GATTAAGCCATGTGACTTCGACTACCTGAAAATCATTGGCAAAGGGAGCTTTGGAAAG GTCCTTTTGGCGAGGCACAAGGAGACTGCCCAGTACTATGCCGTAAAAGTCCTGCAGAAGAAGATCAtcctgaaaaagaaagag CAAAAGCATATCATGGCGGAGAGGAGTGTCCTCATGAAGAACATCAAGCATCCATTCCTAGTGGGCCTGCACTACTCTttccagaccacagacaagCTCTACTTTGTGCTGGACTATGTCAACGGAGGGGAG CTGTTCTACCACCTCCAACGCGAAAGAGTGTTCCTGGAGCCGCGTGCCCGGTTCTACGCTGCTGAGATTGCCAGTGCCCTTGGCTACCTCCACAACCTGCACATCGTTTACAG AGATCTTAAGCCAGAGAACATCCTTCTAGACTCTCAGGGTCATATTGTCCTGACTGACTTTGGCCTCTGCAAGGAAGGGCTGGAAGCAgatgcaacaacaaccacattcTGTGGAACTCCTGAG TACCTTGCACCAGAGGTTCTTCAGAAGCAAGCGTACGACCGCACTGTGGACTGGTGGTGCCTGGGATCTGTCCTCTATGAGATGCTGTATGGACTG cCTCCCTTTTACAGCCGCAACACTGCAGAGATGTACAACAACATTCTGAACAAGCCTCTGGTGCTCAAGCCCAACGTGTCCAATGCTGGCCGTGAATTACTGGAGGGCCTGTTGCACAAGGACCGCACCAAGAGGCTGGGAGTCAAGGACGACTTT CTGGAACTGAAGACTCATGCCTTCTTCTCACCAATCAACTGGGATGACCTCATGGCCAGGAAGATCACCCCTCCATTCGTTCCCTCAGTG TCTGGGCCTACAGACCTGAGGCACTTTGACCCAGAGTTCACCCACCTGCCCGTGTCTGCGTCTCTGTGCAACGGCGAGCAGCAGCATGTTACTGGCAGTATGCGCGAGGCCGCCGGTGCCTTCCCCGGCTTCTCCTACGGGCCCACCCACGATCACCTGATGTAG